Genomic DNA from Haloplanus aerogenes:
TGAGGTGACGACAATTCAGCGTGAGCGTTGGCGAGACTTCTTAACAGAAATTGGATATGGAGAGATCGTTGATACGTTAGAGTGGGCGGCAGAACTGCGTGAAAGCACTGTCCCACCCCATCAAGATTACAACCACGTGAACGGTAATCTGATAGCTGTCCACGAAACGAGTCCTGCAAGCGATCTTGAACGGATGCCTGCGAGCATCCGATATGGGCCATGGGAGGGTTCAGATTTGAAGGACTGGGATACAAACGTCCCTGAGAAGATCCTGAACGCCAACGTTTCACTCGGGGATACGACACTTGAGTTGTGGAATGTGCGGGCGGTGCCGGGCAGTATGCACGGCGAGGAGAAAATCAAGATTCTGGAAAATGCGTACAATCGAATCAGGAAAGGGAGCGGCATGCCCTGTATTTTGGCGGGCGATTTCAATAGTCCGAATCGAGAGTTGGCAGATGGGACGATCATTCCTTGGCGGTACGAGGACAAAGGGGAGATCGCCGAACGGTGGGTAGAGGCTGAAATGAATATTCTACGCGGGTTAGAGGACCAGGGGATGGTAGATGTATTCCGGGAACAACACGGTTACGGCGATTTGGATATTCTGGACGTGAGTCACGCTACCCAAACGGAGGAACCGTTAGCGGTGGCACCAGCGGAGGTTGAAGGAAAGCGATTTGACCATATGATAGCTTCAACCGACCTCAATCCACAGGAGTGTTGGTACGAACATGAGGGCTTCAGTTGTAGTGACCATGCCCCTCTCATTGCGGAGTTCAGTCCGTAATCTGGAATCTCTTCGGTGACCGACTCGCACCCTGTATTCAGCATGAATGCTGAAATCTATCACCGATCGAGGATTTCGAGAATGGCTCTAGGATAACATCTGTCCTTCGCCGACCAAACTGCCGTCGACGATCAATCAGACTGCGCGCCCAACGCCTCAACCCCACCATCCCCGAGCCACTGCTGAAACGCCGCGGGCGGCTGGGACAACTCAACATCTTCGGGCGGCCGCACTACCTCGAATAGCGTCTCGGAGTCGTCTTGCCGGGGTAGCATGACGATCGGATCACCGGGCTCCAGCCCAGCGGCTTCCAATTGCCCTTTCGGTAGTGTCGTCGTGGGCGTCCCACTCCGATCTTGGATAGTGTAGATCTGGGCGTGTTGGAGTAGGTAGTAAATCTCGGCCTAGGAGTGGCCATCGATCACCGCGCTCCACCCTCGCCGTTCGGGCGCCGCCTCACCACCACGGTCCGAATCCAGATCCTCGGTCGCCATACCCACTCGTCGCCGCTACGCCCACATAAGCAATCCTACGTGTGCAGACATGTCCACGCGTAGCCACGGGTGGCCACGTATAGCCTTCCTGACAGATTATGTAAGCGAGCGCACGGTAGGCGGATGTACCGCCCCAGCGGTCGGGGCGAGTACCCCTACCTCTACGGGAGGAAACAGTAGTGAAATCGGAAGACACAGACGCCGACGCGAGTCCGCGGTGGACTCGCGAGTGGCACAACGTGCGAGGACGCACCGATGAGTAAGGGCCGTGGCTGGCATGGTGACTCCGAGGGACATCGCGAGGCCGGAAAGCGGGCCCACGAGACTCTCCTGCAGACGACCGCTCGTCGTCTGAAAGAACGCCTCCCTATCTTCGGAGGTGGTAAATGAACTCGAACGGCGAGGTGGCCGTCAAGCGAGACGGCCACGTTCACGCGGTTGCGGCGCCGGAACTGTCCGGCCCGATCAGCGTCGACGTCGACGCCGAACACGTTCAACTACCCCCAGGGACGCACGTTTCTTTTCAGGATCTCGACGAGCCTGACCACGCCGGGACAGCCGACAATCTCACGGCCGAAACGGATGGTGGCGCCGTCCCGACGCGGTCCGAAATCGAGATGCGTGGCGGCCTTGCGCTCGGCGAAGAGGCATCGGCGTACTGCATGGCGTTCACCGTCCTGGGGTTGCTCGTCGCCGGCTACACGTGGGGCAACGGCCAGGCCATCGTCTCTCTCTTCGTGGCGCTGGCATCTGTCGCCCTCGGCTGGTTCGCGTCTGGATCGTTCTGGCGGTGGCGGGGGGCTGGCGAGTGACGACTGCCTCGAAGGATGCGAAACTCGTCGCGATCGCGGTGGCGATGGGCTTCGGGGCGCTGGTGTTCACGCTCATCGAAATCTTCGCCCCGGAGACGGGGCTGCTCGAGACGATGGCACCGGCGATGCTCCCGATTTCGATCGTCATGATCGCGGACTTGGTTGGCTTCGCCGACAGTCCGACGCTCGGCGATCCGGAGGAGGTCCCAGAATGACCCACTCGACCGGCATCGCCGTCTCCGAGGCCTTTGCCGAGTACCTCGATGAACTCCGGCGGACGGCCCACTTCCCGCGCTGTGCATCGCTTCGCACCCAAGGCTCGCCCGGCCTGAATCCGGGCTTCACCCTTTCATGAACACTAACAGACTGACAGCAGCGCTGCTCGCGATGCTCGTCCTCGTCTCGGCGGTCGCCGGGACGGCGGGCGTCGCCCTGGCACAGTCCTCCGCGGGGGCTCCGATGCCGGAGACTTCGGCGGAGTACACGAACGAGAACTACAACATGTCCTGGTCGTCGCCACTCACCTACGAGAACGACCAGGGCGAAACCGTAACCCTCGACGCGCGCGTCAACGAGTCGGCGGACAACCCGTACTCGTTCGTCGCGACCGACGTTGAGTTCGAGGATGCGGGCGCGTTCCCGCACGACAAGTCGGGCGTCTCCGCGCTCGACGCCTCGGAGTGGTCGACCTCTGGCGCTTCGATCTCGGCGACCGACGCCGACCGTGGCCAGCTGAACATCGCCACGGACGGCTCGGTCACGGCGGGCACGACGACCACGGCCACCTTCGACAACTTCTCGATCACCTCGGATGTCCAGAAGAAGCATCTCGCCATCGCGGCGGACGTGAACACGCTGGACGCCGGTGCCACCGTCGAGATTCGTGCGATGGACTCTGACGGCGACTACGTCGCGGCGACGGTCAACGCCTCGTCTGCGGAGTCCCAGAACCTCCTGGCCAACCAGACGGGCGAGGGCTTCGTCCTCCAGCGCCAGATGGGCAAGATGTCGGTGATGGGCTCGGGCGACGGGACCATGACCGAAATCCAGAGCGTCGAGGTCGTCGTGATGGATGGTGACGCCGATGTCACGGTCTCGATGCTGAACCTCGACAAGATGTCGAAGTACACGTACGGTGTCGAGAAGGCCGACACCGACGACGATGACGACCTCGAAGAAGAGGACATCCACGAGGTCGACTCCCCCGGTGCGATTTCGATCCACGCGCTCTCATCGATGGGCGACACGTTCAGCGAGGCAACGATCAACGGCCTCACGACGGACATCGTCAAGTCGACGAGCACGCTCGACGGCGAGGATGTCGAGTACGAGTTCAACCGGACTGAGGACCGACCGGGCTACTACGGCACGGCGACGGTCTACATCCCGTCCGGTCTCCCTGCTGCCTACGACATCTCGTTCAGCAACGCAGTGACCGAGGAAGAGCAGGTGTTCCTCGAGGACCGCTACCTCGAAGTGGCCTACGCTGAGGGCGTCGGCGACACGAACCCGAAGGACGTGGATTCTTGGACGGACATCACGTCGTCGTACTCCGAGCAGGATGCGAACGTCACCATCGACGACACGATCCAGCCGGGCCAGACGAGCTACGTCAAGTACCGCCTCCAACTCCAGCAGAGCGAGTACAACGCCGCGCAGAGCTTCCTGAGTAACCTCGGCTCCGGCGGCGGTGGCGGCATGGGTCCGGGCGGCACTGGTGGCGGCATCTTCAGCTGGATCAACGGCCTCTACGCGAGTATCGTCGCGGCAGTCGGCGGCCTCTTCGCCCGCGCCAAGGGCGTGGTCTAACATGTCCAGTTCCGACAGCGGTGTCGGCAAGTGGACGAGCCGGCTCCAGCAGATCGCGAGCGTCAACGAGGGCAGCTGGACGAACGTCGTCCCGAAGACGCTCCTCTTGCCGTTCATCGCGTTCCTGACCTCGGTCGCGGACGCGATCGGCGCCATTCTGGGCATCCCGATCAACATCGCGGATGCGACCGCCGAGGCCGGCGTGTTCGCTGATGCGGACGTTGTGTCTGAGGAGCTTTTCGTGGCGATAGTGCCCGTACTCCTCACGCCGGAGCTTCAGTTCGTCGCTGAAATCAAGCAGCAACGACCGGTCCTCGGGGCCGCCACCGCGATCACCTGCCCGGAGTCTCGAACGGAGTGTATCGACAGCCTGCTTCGGATCCGGCATGAACGATCCCAAACAGCGTGGGATGTTAAAGGAATGAGTCGAAGCCGGTGGAGGGATTTGAACCCTCGGCCTATTCCTTACGAAGGAATCGCTCTGCCAGCTGAGCTACACCGGCGCGCACTCAATCGTACTGCCATGGTTCAAATAAGGGTTCCGAAACGCCCCTACCGCGACAGCCGTACGTCGAGGCAGACGTTGAGTTCGTGGGGGGCGTACGAGCGCACGACGTGCCGGGTCAGCACGTCCACGTCGTACCCCGCTGCAGCGGCCCGAATCGCCCGCTCGCCCGGCCCGAACGGGTCGTCCTCGTGCTGGATGTCGTAGTAGTGGAGGACACAGTCGTCGCTCGCGAGCGTGACGGCGGCGTCGAGAAAGTCGTCGGCGCTGTGGGGGAGGTTCATCACGATGCGGTCGGCCCACCCGTCGTAGTCGACGGCCACGTCGCGCACGTCATCCTCGATGGCCGTCACGCGGTCCGCGACGCCGTTTCGCCGGGCGTTCTCCCGCAGATACTCGACGGCGGCGGGGTTGAGGTCGACGCCGACGACGGTCGCACCGCGTGCGGCCATCGGGATCACGAACGGGCCGACGCCGGCGAACATGTCCACGGCCTGTTCGCCCGCCTCGACCTGCTCCGTGACGCGGTGGCGCTCGGTCGCCAGACGGGGAGAGAAGTACACCCGCGAGAGGTCGAGCAGATACTCGAAGCCGTACTCGCGGTGGACGGTCTCGGTAACGGGACGATCGTCCGCCGCGTCGTCGGCAGTGGCGACGACCGTCCAGTCGCGCACCCGGAGGTCGCCTTTCACCTTCGAGGCCCGGTCGATCACGGCCCGGACGGGCAGGTCGGAGTCGAGGATGGCCTCGGCAATCTCGTGCGCTCGCTCGGAGTCGTCCTCGTCGAGGATCGCCACGTCGCCGAGGCGTTCGTAGGAGGGATCGAAGCCGAGTAGGTCGGCGGGCGTCTGCTGGCGGTCGTACGCGGGCACGTCCCGGTAGACCACCTCGTACGACTCGCCCGCCGCGTCGGGATCGGTCACGGGGAGGTAGAGCGTCCCGTCCGCGACGACGATTTCGTACTCGTCGTCGAGGAGGCCCGCCGCGGCGAGATCCTGTCGCGTTCGCTCGCCTGCCTCGCGGGACACGCGCACGCAGGGCCGGTCCATACTGGCGACTCGCTGTCCGGGGGAGTAAGGGCTACGGTCGGGGATCGGTCTCGGCAGGGCGGCGGTCGGTCGCGACAGCCCGGCGCACCGCCGCGACGACGCCGTCCACGTCGTCGACGACGGTCCCGCGGTCGCGGAGACGAGAAACGAGCCGTCGTCCCCGTGCGCCGGCGACGTTGCGAGCGTCGACGGGCCGGCCGTCGACGACGACGACCGGCGTGTCGGTATCGAGGACGGCGTCGAGATTCGGGCAGTTCCCCGGCGCGACGGTCACGTCCGCGACGACGACGGTATCCGCCCGACGGACCCGCTCGGCCACCGCCGTGCGCGCCTCGTCGTCGACGGGTGCGTACGGCGGGACGGTCACGAGGTCGGCGTCGATAGTCCGGGCCGTCTCGGCGTCGGCGTCGTCGGTGCTCACGGCGCCGACCGAGCACTCGATGCCGACGGCGCCGAGACGGTGAAGCAGGGGCGTGGCGGCCCCGCCCCCGCCGACGACGTGGACGGTGGCCGGGGTCGTCTCCGGCGCGTCGTCCGCGAACGCGGTCACCGAGGCCGTCCCCGTGACCGGATGTGTCGTCACCGTCGCTCGCGCGCCGAACGCCGCCGCGACGGTCTCGTCGGTCAGCACCGATTCGGGTGGCCCGGCCGCGCGAATCCGGCCGTCGTGGAGGAGGCGGAGTTCGTCACAGTAGCGCGCCGCGAGGTCGAGGTCGTGGATGGCCGCGACGACGGTCCGCCCCTCGTCGACGAGGTCGGCCACGAGATCCAGCGTCCGGACCTGATGGTTCACGTCGAGGTCGGAGGTGGGTTCGTCGAGGAGGAGGACGGGCGTATCCTGTGCGAGCGCGCGGGCGAGGAAGACCCGCTGCCGTTCGCCCCCACTCACTTCGGTTACGGGGCGGTCGGCGAGGTGATCGACCGCGGCGCGGTCCATCGCCTCGTCGACGGCGTCGCGGTCGGCGGCCGTCCGGGTGCCGAACCGGCTGATGTGCGGAGTGCGCCCCATCTCGACGATCCGGCGGACGGGGAACTCGAAGGTCGACGCGGTCGACTGCGGGACCGTCGCCACCAGCCGACTCGCCGCGCGCGAATCGAGTTCGGCCACGTCCTGCCCGTCGACCCGGACCGACCCTCGATTGGGAGTGAGAACGCCGTTGATCGTCCGGAGGAGCGTCGTCTTCCCCGCGCCGTTCGGACCGACGAGGCCCACCAGCCGTCCCTCGTCGACGGTCGTCGACACCGCGTCGAGGACGGCCGTGCCGCCGAGGGTGACGGAGATTCCGTCGACCTCGATGGCGGGCGTCACGGCGCGTGCACCTCCCGCTTGCGGAGCAGGTAGAGGAAGAAGGGCGCGCCGACCGCGGCGGTGACGATGCCGACGGGAAGTTCGGCGGTGCCGGCGCGGGCGACGGTGTCGGTGGCGACGAGGAAGGCGGCGCCCGCGAGCGCGCTCGTCGGCAGGAGGATGCGGTGGTCCGGGCCGACGAGCAGGCGCATAACGTGGGGGACGACGAGGCCGACGAAGCCGATGACGCCCGCGACGGCGACGGCAGCCGCGGTCAACAGGCTCGACACGGTGAGCAGGAGGCGTTTGGTCCGTTCGACCTCGATGCCGAGCGAGTGGGCGTCCTCCTCGCCGAGCAAGAGGACGTTGAGGTCGCGCGCGTACGCGAGAAGGCCGAGAAAGCCGGGGACGACGACCGCGGCGGCGATGGTCGCTTCCGTCCACGTGCTGTGGTGGAGGTGGCCCATCAGCCAGTAGATCGCCTCCCGGAGGTCGCGCCCCGCGCTGACGAGCATAAAGGAGACGGCCGCGCCGAGAAACGTCTGGACCGCGATCCCCGCGAGCAACAGGGTCTGGACGGGGGTCCGTCCGCCCTCCGACGCGAGGACGTAGACGCCGAAGGCGGCGACCAGCGCGCCGACGAAGGCGGCGATAGGGAGCGCGACCGGAACGGCGACTGGCGCGACGATGGCCGCGACGGCACCCGTCGCCGCCCCGGCGGAGACGCCGACGATGGAGGGATCGGCCATCGGGTTCCGGAAGAAGCCCTGCATCACCGTCCCTGCCGACGCGAGCGCGAAGCCGACGACCGCGCCGAGGACGATCCGCGGAAGGCGAATCGACATGACGATCGTCCGGTGGCTCTCCGGGGCGTTCGCCGTACTGCCGAGAACCGCTGCGAGCGCGATCTCCGCGACACTCCTGGCACCGATCTCGACGGGTCCGATCGTGGCGCTGGCGAGCGTCACGGCCACGAGCGCACCGAGTAGCCCGCCGACCCACGCGCCCGTGCGGACGCTCGTTCTCATGGGTTACAGCCGCGCTTGCAGTAGGTAAATATTTGTTGCATACCGCCACAGAATCGACCAGTGCGACTCGTCTCGGCGGTCCTCGTGTTTACCCTCGTCGTGGCGCTCGGCGTCGGAGCGACGGCCCCGACGGCCACGGCGGCCGATTCGTCGGACTCACTTGCCCAGCGAACTGCCGGCGACTGTTCGTTCCCAGTGACGCGGACCGACGCCACCGGGACCGCCGTGACGCTCTCCGAGCGCCCGGAGCGGATCGCTACCCTCAGTCCGAGCGCCGCGCAGACGCTCTGGGAGATCGGCGCTCGCGACCGTGTCGTCGGCGTCTCCGAGTTCGCGGGCTACCTCGACGGCGCCGCGTCTCTGCCCGTCGTCAACACGGCCAGCGGCGGCATCCAGTCCGAACGGCTGGTAGCGCTCGATCCCGACCTCGTGATCGCGCCCGGGACGATCTCGAACGAGACGGTCGCGACGCTCCGCGACCAGGGCCTGACCGTCTACGCTATGGACTCCCCGGCGACCATCGAGGGCGTCGCCGACGCGACGACGCGTCTCGGCCGCCTCACCGGCGAGTGTGCCGGCGCCGCCGAGACGAACGCCTGGATGCGCGCGAACGTCGCCGCCGTCCGCGAAGCCGTCGACGACGACCCCCGCCCGACCGCACTCTACGTCTTCTCCGACGGCTGGACGGTCGGTGCGGACACGTTCATCAGCGACGTGATGACGGCCGCGGGGACGCGCAACGCCGTTGCCGGCGTGGTGTCGGGTTACGCGCGGGTCAGTCCGGAAGTCGTCCGGGAGCGCGATCCCGCGTGGATCGTCTACAACTCCCGCGACGGCATCCCCGACGCGGCCGCGTATCGGGGGACGAAGGCGGTGCAGGAGAACCGGACCGTCGAGGTGAACGTGAACTACCTCAACCAGCCGGCGCCCCGGAGCATCGTCCGCACCGTCCGAACCATCGCCACCGCGATCCACCCCGCTGCCGTCGACGAGTCGAGTTACGTGCCGCGGTCGGCCGTCGAGTCGGCGAACGCGACTGCGACGGCCACCGCCACGCCGACGCCGACGGACCGCGCGACGACCGGCGGCGGCCCGGGGTTCGGCGTCGGCACTGCCCTCGTCGGAGTCCTGTTCGCTCTCCTCGTCGCCCGCGGACGCCGTCGCTGACGCCGCCGCTATCCAAAACCGTATTACGGCCGGCCCGCCGCGTAGGCGTATGGTAGAGAACGTCATCTGGCCCGCCTATCTCGACGCGTCGAAGACGCGTGCGGAGGGGCGGCGCGTCCCTCGCGATCAGGCGGTCGATGAGCCGACCGTCGACGAAATCGCCGAGGCCGTCCAGCAGGTCGGCTACGATGCGGTCATCGAACGCGACAAGACCTACTCCCGGGAGTTCGAACCCCGTGGACGGGTGCTGGTGCAGGGCGCCGACGACGCGACGAAAAACGACCTCGTGCAGGCCGTCGCGGCCTACGTGGGGATTCTCCGGGACTGATCTCGTGTACCGTCTCGGCACCGTCACCCGGACCGCACAGGGATTGGCTATCGTCCGCTGTGACGAGGGCGCGGACGCGCCCGACATCGGCCTGACCGCGGTCGACGAGTCGCTCTCGGGCGTCGGCCGCGTCGTCGACGTGTTCGGTCCCGTGGACCGCCCGTATCTCGCCGTCTCGCCGGCCGACCGCGTTCGCCTCCCCGACCTCCTCGGGACGAAACTCTACGCGCGATGAGTGGACGGATGCCGCAACCCCCAAACCGCCCGCCGTCTAACGGACGACTACCATGAACGCGCGCGAGGTTCGCGGCGTCGCCGTCGCCGCGTTGCTCTTCTTGCTCATCCAGGTCGGCGCACTCGCGATGGTCGGTCCCTTCGAGACGGCGGGCTATCAGGCCGTCGAGGACCCCTCCGATCCGACCAACAGCCTCGTCTACATCGGTGCCATCCTCGTCGCCACGGCGCTGATGCTCGCGGCGTTCAAGTACGCCTTCGAGCAGGCGGTCAAGGCCGTCGTCGTCGGCTCCAGCGCCCTCGTCTCGTGGTACGTCTTCGCCGTCGTCGCCCCGCCACTGGTCACGGTCGCGTCGGTCAACCTCGTCGCCGTCGCGCTCTCGGTGGGCGTCGCCATCGCCCTCCTGCTGTATCCGGAGTGGTACGTCATCGACGCCGCGGGAGTGGTGATGGGTATCGGCGCCGGCGCCCTCTTCGGCATCAGTTTCGGCCTGCTCCCGGCCGTCGTCCTCCTCTCCGTGCTGGCCGTCTACGACGCCATCAGCGTCTACGGCACCGAACACATGCTCAGCCTCGCGGAAGGCGTGATGGAACTGCGCATCCCCGTCATCCTCGTCGTCCCGCTCTCCTTCTCGTACTCCCTGCTGGCGGACGACTTCTCGGGGGCGAGTGGGGTACACGAGGACGAAGACGAGTCCGAGAACGCCGGCGACGACGCCCCCGACACTCCCACCCCAGCGACCGACGGTGAAGGGGAAAGCGACGACCCGGATTCGGACACGGTGGCCAACCGCGACGCCTTCTTCATCGGCCTCGGCGACGCCGTCATGCCGACCGTCATGGTCGCCAGCGCCGCCTTCTTCTCGCCGGCGGCGTCGCTCGGCGTCGCTGTCCTTCCCGCGCTCAACCTCCCCGCACTGCTGTCGATGATCGGGACGTTCCTCGGCCTCGGCATCCTGCTCTGGGCCGTGATGAAAGGCCGCGCGCACGCCGGCCTTCCGCTCCTGAACGGCGGCGCTATCGGCGGCTACCTCCTCGGGTCGGCCCTCGCGGGCATTCCCCTGATCCGGGCGCTGGGGCTGGCGCCGTACCTCTAGTCCGCCTTCGCTTCCGCGCCTGCCCGCACCTTCACGGCCATCCCCGCCTCGAAGTCACGCATGGCGTCCGCGGCGAGTTCCGCCCGCCCGACCGCGAGTACGTCGCCGTCGGTGTGGACCACCGCCACCTCGTCGTTCGGGCGCACGTCGTCGTCGACGGCCTGCACGAACTTCGCGAAGACGTTCTTCCCGTCACGGACGAAGGGTTCGCTCTCGGAGCCAACGACGACACGGGCCGCCGGTTTGGGAAGCGTCGCGACCAGTCGGCGGCCACCTTCGAGGCCGAGCGTGAAGCGGCCGTCCGTCCCGTAGGAGACGAGACGCCCTGCCTCGGCGCGCACCTGTCGCGGCCGTCCGCTCGTCGAGTGGGTGACCTCGAACTCCTCTGTCGGCGGAAAGAGTGCCGCTCCCGCGCCGGCACCGAACTGGTAGTCGGCCACCGTCCGGAGGCGGGCGAGTTCGTCGTCCATGGGCACCGTCACCCGGCCACGCTCAAAAGGCTTCCCAGTGTGGTGTCACTCCGATTCGAGCCCCTCGGTCAGCCAGTCGGGGGCTGCGTGCGTATCGAGCGTCTCCACGACGTCGAGGACCTTGTGCCGGAAGGCCCGGAGCGCCGCCTCGCCGGTCGGCGTCAGCGTGATCGGGTCGGACCGACCGACACTGTCGTCGTCGATGGTGACGTACTCGCGGGTTTCGAGTTCGGCCAACGCGCGCTCCCGGAAGGTGCGGTACGCGCCCTTCTGCTGGCTGGGGCCGATGTCACCGAAGCCGGTCACCTGCCCGGCGGGCACGTCCGCGCTCCGAACGATCCGTTCGGCGAACGGAATCGCCCCGTCGAGTTCGGCCTGCAGCCGGATCGCCTCGTCGATCAGGTCGCGTTTCTTGGGCGTGTACACGTCCGTATCGAGCGTGGCGATGATCGCCATCGTCGCCACCTCGTCGCGCGAGGGCGACTCGATGGGGTAGTCGGGGACGACGGACACCTCGTTCTCGCGGTCCGTGACCGTCTCCATGTCGGCCGTCGGCACGTGGTACGCCTCGGCGTCCGTATCGTCGTCCATACAGGCGAGCGCGGCGCCGATGGTCGCGAGTCGACTCCCGGTCGAGACGTTCACCCGCACCGTGTCGTCCGGGGCGTGACGGTCCGCGAGCGTCGTCACCAGCCCCAGTATCGCGTACACCGTCCCGTGGTCGACCGACTCGACCGCGGTCTCGACCCCCTCGGACGCGAGTCGCTCGACGACCGTCTCGGCCCGCGCTACCGACGACTCCGCCTCGTCGGCCAGGAGGTACACGCGGTCGGCGGCCATCTTGCGCACCGGCGAGACCATCCGCTCGATATCCTCCCCCACCGGTACGATGTGAACGCGCTTGGCAAACATCCGTACCGTCCGATAGGATGGTGGGGTAGTAATTCTATGGCCGTTACAATCGTTACTGGCGCTCGTCGTGGGGCTGTGGTTCTCGCGTCCAGTCGAGCGGACCGCCACCGCAACGCTTAGACGCCGACCGGCCGGACGAGCCACTATGGCACACCGACTCGGCGAGAGCGACTGGGGTGACTGGCTCCCGACGGCCGTGGCCGACGCCGACCCCGACGGCGTCGCAGTCTGGTATCTGGGGTGTAACGGCTTCGTCCTCAAGGGTCGCGATGGGACGACACTCTTCATCGACCCCTACTGTGGTCTCGGCGATCCACCGCGGACGCTCCGGATGCTCCCGGTACCCTTCGACCCGTCGGACGTGCAGGACGCGGACGCGATTCTCGCCACGCACGAACACTCAGATCACGTCCACGGCCCGACGCAGGCGCCCATCCTCGCGGCGACCGGCGCCGACTACTACGCCCCCGACGCCAGCATGGCGATCGTCGAGCGACAGGGATGGATCGACGAGTGGAGCGCCGTCGCCGAACAGTTCGTCACCGTCTCGGAGGACGAGACGTTCGACATCGGGGAGTTCACGATCCACGTCGTTCCCGTGAACGACCCCGACGCCGACCACCCCGTCGGGTACGTGATCGAACACGACGCGGGCACCGTCTTCCACGGCGGTGACACGCGCCACGCCGACTCCTTCACCGGCCTCGCCGACCGGTTCGACATCGACCTCGGCGTCCTCGCGTTCGGGTCGGCCGGGCGCATTCCGGACAAGCAGACCCGCGAGCCGAAACGGACGCAGTGGTACGCCGACGAGAACGAGGTGATCCGCGCGGCGAACGCGCTCGAACTCGATCGTCTGATCCCGAGTCACTGGGACATCTGGAAGGGATTGAACGCCGATCCGACCGTTCTCCACCACCACGCCCGGAGTTTCGACTACCCCGAACGACTGGAGATCGTCGAGATCGGG
This window encodes:
- a CDS encoding HFX_2341 family transcriptional regulator domain-containing protein — its product is MFAKRVHIVPVGEDIERMVSPVRKMAADRVYLLADEAESSVARAETVVERLASEGVETAVESVDHGTVYAILGLVTTLADRHAPDDTVRVNVSTGSRLATIGAALACMDDDTDAEAYHVPTADMETVTDRENEVSVVPDYPIESPSRDEVATMAIIATLDTDVYTPKKRDLIDEAIRLQAELDGAIPFAERIVRSADVPAGQVTGFGDIGPSQQKGAYRTFRERALAELETREYVTIDDDSVGRSDPITLTPTGEAALRAFRHKVLDVVETLDTHAAPDWLTEGLESE
- a CDS encoding MBL fold metallo-hydrolase, yielding MAHRLGESDWGDWLPTAVADADPDGVAVWYLGCNGFVLKGRDGTTLFIDPYCGLGDPPRTLRMLPVPFDPSDVQDADAILATHEHSDHVHGPTQAPILAATGADYYAPDASMAIVERQGWIDEWSAVAEQFVTVSEDETFDIGEFTIHVVPVNDPDADHPVGYVIEHDAGTVFHGGDTRHADSFTGLADRFDIDLGVLAFGSAGRIPDKQTREPKRTQWYADENEVIRAANALELDRLIPSHWDIWKGLNADPTVLHHHARSFDYPERLEIVEIGDRVDL